The following proteins are encoded in a genomic region of Nomascus leucogenys isolate Asia chromosome 17, Asia_NLE_v1, whole genome shotgun sequence:
- the KLC3 gene encoding kinesin light chain 3: MIPQTPHHCSPGAAMSVQVAAPGSAGLGPERLSPEELVRQTRQVVQGLEALRAEHHGLAGHLAEALAGQGPAAGLEMLEEKQQVVSHSLEAIELGLGEAQVLLALSAHVGALEAEKQRLRSQARRLAQENVWLREELEETQRRLRASEEAVAQLEEEKRHLEFLGQLRQYDPPAENQQSESPPRRDSLASLFPSEEEERKGPEAAGAAAAQQGGYEIPARLRTLHNLVIQYAGQGRYEVAVPLCRQALEDLERSSGHCHPDVATMLNILALVYRDQNKYKEATDLLHDALQIREQTLGPEHPAVATTLNNLAVLYGKRGRYREAEPLCQRALEIREKVLGADHPDVAKQLNNLALLCQNQGKFEDVERHYARALSIYEALGGPHDPNVAKTKNNLASAYLKQNKYQQAEELYKEILHKEDLPAPLGAPNTGTAGDAEQTLRRSSSLSKIRESIRRGSEKLVSRLRGEGAAGAAGMKRAMSLNTLNVDAPRAPGTQFPSWHLDKAPRTLSASTQDLSPH; the protein is encoded by the exons ATGATTCCCCAAACCCCTCACCATTGCTCCCCAGGAGCAGCAATGTCTGTGCAGGTGGCGGCTCCCGGAAGTGCGGGGCTGGGCCCAGAGCGCCTGAGCCCTGAGGAGCTGGTGCGGCAGACGAGGCAAGTGGTCCAGGGGCTGGAGGCACTGCGGGCAGAGCACCATGGCCTGGCTGGGCACCTGGCGGAGGCCCTGGCGGGACAGGGCCCAGCGGCCGGCTTGGAGATGCTGGAGGAAAAGCAGCAGGTGGTGAGCCACTCGCTGGAGGCCATCGAGCTGGGGCTGGGCGAGGCCCAG GTGCTGCTGGCTCTGTCAGCACACGTGGGTGCACTGGAGGCAGAGAAGCAGCGGCTGCGCTCCCAGGCCCGGCGGCTGGCCCAGGAGAACGTGTGGCTGCGGGAGGAACTGGAGGAGACGCAGCGGCGGCTTCGGGCCAGTGAGGAGGCCGTGGCCCAGCTGGAGGAGGAGAAGCGCCACCTGGAGTTCCTGGGGCAGCTGCGACAGTACGACCCACCGGCGGAGAACCAG CAGTCTGAGTCCCCCCCTCGCCGAGACAGCCTGGCCTCCCTGTTCCCCAgcgaggaggaggagagaaaag GTCCTGAGGCCGCAGGAGCAGCAGCGGCTCAGCAGGGTGGCTATGAGATCCCTGCCCGCCTTCGGACACTGCATAACCTCGTGATCCAGTATGCGGGGCAGGGCCGCTATGAGGTGGCGGTGCCTCTGTGCCGCCAGGCCTTGGAGGACCTGGAACGCAGCTCGGGCCACTGCCATCCTGACGTGGCCACCATGCTCAACATCCTGGCGCTGGTGTACCG GGACCAGAACAAGTACAAAGAAGCCACAGACCTTCTCCATGATGCCCTGCAGATCCGGGAGCAGACGCTGGGCCCTGAGCACCCTGCA GTGGCCACCACGCTCAACAACTTGGCCGTCCTCTATGGGAAGCGCGGGCGTTACCGAGAGGCAGAGCCCCTGTGCCAGCGCGCTTTGGAGATCCGAGAGAAG GTCCTGGGTGCTGACCACCCAGATGTGGCCAAGCAGCTCAACAACCTGGCACTGCTGTGCCAGAACCAGGGCAAGTTTGAGGACGTGGAGCGGCACTATGCCCGGGCCCTGAGCATCTATGAGGCACTGGGCGGGCCCCATGACCCCAACGTGGCCAAGACCAAGAACAACCTG GCCTCAGCCTACCTGAAACAGAACAAGTACCAACAAGCGGAAGAGCTGTACAAAGAAATCCTTCACAAGGAGGACCTACCCGCCCCTCTTG GTGCCCCCAATACAGGCACAGCTGGTGACGCAGAACAG ACCCTTCGCCGCAGCAGCTCACTCTCCAAGATCCGTGAGTCTATCAGGCGAGGAAGTGAGAAGCTGGTCTCTCGTCTCCGAGGCGAGGGGGCGGCGGGGGCAGCCGG AATGAAGAGAGCCATGTCACTCAACACACTGAATGTGGATGCCCCAAGGGCTCCTGGGACTCAG TTTCCCAGCTGGCACCTGGACAAGGCCCCTCGGACCCTCAGTGCCAGTACCCAGGACCTGAGCCCCCACTAA